The proteins below come from a single Caenibius sp. WL genomic window:
- a CDS encoding class II aldolase/adducin family protein — protein sequence MSEGLGGDTALATRLDAGSARANGPLGLDREDASLDWPRLAPLIHREGRYPVLPRLTPRQELALLCRTLFREGYNDHIAGHITYRQPDGTLLVNPWELAWDEVTASDMVRLDHDGRVLEGDWNITPAINVHLDLHQTRDDIAVAIHNHPEWGSVWAGAQRIPPIYDQTSAMVDGDPILYDEYRGTVEDRAAGRSAVARLSESKWALLANHGVLVVARDIRQAHLRAITLEWRCRLAWRIEALGGGVPVAPETAYGIGSRADSSGFPFMWEAMARREIRRDPGVLD from the coding sequence ATGAGTGAAGGTCTTGGTGGCGACACCGCTCTTGCAACACGGCTGGATGCAGGATCGGCACGGGCCAACGGTCCGCTCGGCCTCGACCGGGAGGACGCCAGCCTCGACTGGCCCCGGCTTGCCCCGCTGATCCATCGGGAAGGCCGTTATCCCGTGCTGCCCCGCCTGACGCCGCGCCAGGAACTCGCACTGCTGTGCCGGACACTGTTCCGCGAAGGCTACAACGATCATATCGCGGGCCACATCACCTATCGCCAGCCCGATGGCACGCTGCTGGTCAATCCGTGGGAACTGGCCTGGGATGAAGTGACCGCCAGCGATATGGTCCGGCTCGATCACGATGGCCGGGTGCTCGAAGGCGACTGGAACATCACACCCGCGATCAACGTCCATCTCGACTTGCATCAGACGCGCGACGATATCGCGGTGGCGATCCACAACCATCCCGAATGGGGCTCGGTTTGGGCAGGCGCCCAGCGGATACCGCCGATCTATGATCAGACGTCCGCGATGGTCGATGGCGACCCGATCCTGTACGACGAATATCGGGGCACGGTGGAAGATCGCGCGGCAGGGCGCAGCGCGGTTGCGCGGCTGAGCGAAAGCAAGTGGGCTCTGCTGGCCAATCATGGCGTGCTCGTGGTCGCGCGGGATATTCGCCAGGCGCACCTGCGGGCAATCACGCTGGAATGGCGCTGCCGGCTCGCATGGCGGATCGAGGCGCTGGGCGGGGGTGTGCCAGTCGCGCCCGAAACGGCATACGGTATCGGCTCGCGCGCTGACAGCAGCGGGTTTCCGTTCATGTGGGAAGCGATGGCCCGCCGTGAAATCCGCCGTGACCCCGGCGTTCTGGATTGA
- a CDS encoding sigma-70 family RNA polymerase sigma factor, with translation MIDTAATFNTHRPDLIRVAYRMLGSLSDAEDVVQEAYLRWAESDRAAVRVPAAFLRRIVTRLCLDHLKSARVRRESYSGPWLPEPVVEEEPAEDVTLPLMLALERLSPLERAAFILHDVFGESFEDIAAAIGRDAAACRQLASRARAHVRTDRPRYTVDRQHGLEIAAAFFEASRGEGLGNLGTLLAEDVRFHSDGGGKRPAAGRIMAGASEVMRAHAAIARLRHGPSQLLRYAFVNGLPGFVTREADGMLQTTALLIEDGLIRAIYVMRNPEKLRHLTDSVH, from the coding sequence ATGATCGATACCGCCGCCACATTCAACACGCACCGGCCGGACCTGATCCGGGTTGCCTACCGCATGCTCGGTTCGTTGAGCGATGCGGAGGATGTGGTGCAGGAAGCGTACCTCCGATGGGCGGAGAGCGACCGGGCGGCGGTGCGTGTGCCCGCCGCTTTCCTGCGCCGGATCGTCACCCGTCTGTGCCTCGATCATCTGAAATCGGCACGCGTGCGGCGGGAAAGCTACAGCGGCCCGTGGCTGCCCGAACCCGTGGTGGAGGAAGAACCGGCGGAAGACGTGACTTTGCCCCTGATGCTGGCGCTCGAACGGCTTTCTCCGCTGGAGCGGGCTGCATTCATCCTCCACGATGTCTTCGGTGAAAGCTTTGAGGATATCGCCGCTGCGATCGGCCGCGATGCCGCGGCCTGCCGCCAGCTCGCCAGCCGGGCGCGGGCGCATGTGCGAACGGACCGGCCCCGCTACACCGTCGACCGGCAGCATGGGTTGGAAATCGCCGCGGCGTTCTTCGAAGCTTCGCGCGGCGAAGGGCTCGGCAATCTCGGCACGCTGCTGGCCGAAGATGTGCGGTTTCATTCCGATGGCGGCGGCAAGCGCCCCGCCGCAGGCCGGATCATGGCGGGGGCAAGCGAAGTCATGCGGGCTCACGCGGCCATCGCGCGGCTGCGCCATGGCCCATCGCAACTGCTACGCTATGCTTTCGTCAACGGCCTGCCGGGCTTCGTCACCCGGGAAGCGGACGGAATGCTGCAGACCACGGCCCTACTGATCGAGGACGGACTGATCCGCGCGATCTATGTTATGCGCAACCCGGAAAAGCTGCGCCATCTGACGGATTCCGTCCACTAA